In Desulfovibrio sp. ZJ209, one genomic interval encodes:
- a CDS encoding indolepyruvate oxidoreductase subunit beta, translating into MTTATRDARLRIYFVGVGGQGTLTATNLLARAALDAGIEAVGGEVHGMAQRGGVVESALLLGGWRSPRVDYGEADVLLGFEPLETLRGLPYLREGGAVFSSSDPLAPLSVALGQSVYPGIERIRREVDAVAAHAWFLPCRSLGREAGSVQSGGTALLGAACASGLLPVSFDDLTAAIRTHLPARIQAVNLAAAELGRAALA; encoded by the coding sequence ATGACAACAGCAACACGCGACGCGCGGCTGCGCATCTATTTTGTGGGCGTGGGCGGGCAGGGCACCCTGACCGCCACCAATTTGCTTGCGCGGGCCGCCCTTGACGCGGGCATCGAGGCCGTGGGCGGCGAAGTGCACGGCATGGCGCAGCGCGGCGGCGTTGTGGAGTCGGCCCTGTTGCTCGGCGGCTGGCGCTCGCCCCGCGTGGACTACGGCGAGGCCGATGTGCTGCTCGGCTTCGAGCCGCTGGAGACCTTGCGCGGCCTCCCCTACCTTCGGGAGGGCGGGGCCGTCTTTTCGAGCAGCGACCCCCTGGCGCCCCTGAGCGTGGCGCTCGGCCAGTCGGTCTATCCCGGCATCGAGCGAATCCGCCGCGAGGTGGACGCCGTGGCGGCGCACGCCTGGTTTTTGCCCTGCCGCAGCCTTGGGCGCGAGGCGGGCTCGGTGCAGAGCGGCGGCACGGCGCTCCTCGGGGCGGCCTGCGCCTCGGGGCTTTTGCCGGTCAGCTTTGACGACCTCACCGCCGCCATCCGCACGCACCTGCCGGCCAGGATTCAGGCGGTCAACCTGGCGGCGGCGGAGCTCGGGCGCGCTGCCTTGGCCTGA
- the iorA gene encoding indolepyruvate ferredoxin oxidoreductase subunit alpha encodes MRRPETAVEPLLRDAPGERHLLLGNEAIVRGALEAGVHLVTCYPGTPSSEVPDTFSRLREQILAAGDMPGFGVEYATNEKVALEVGAGAALGGAQCLVTMKHVGLNVAADPLFTAAYVGLPGGLVLLSADDPGCHSSQNEQDNRSYARAAHVPCFEPASAGEARDMTVAAFRLARELEQPVMLRTTTRVSHLRGPVTLGPLPESVEHAPMKREPTRYVPVPAVALRRHRALDAQMEAARAVAETSPFNTVRAAAAGVKGPRRGIIVSGPARNYLADALHADGLEGATAVLELGMTWPLPEELITAFLADCDEVLVLEEGADLLERDARALAQERGLGVSIAGKDDGLTGFGEFSLDLVRRRLARWFGLPEPKTPAGARGADCGCEPLPGRPPNLCPGCAHRAVYYAARKAFGDAAIYSSDIGCYTLGLLPPLRTADFLVCMGSSISAGSGYARATGAPVVGFIGDSTFFHSGMTGLANAVFNRHDILVVILDNGTTAMTGHQPNPGMAQHVLGEHAAHLDIEPIVRALGVEEVRKVRGSNLAALKAAFEELGALSGVRVLIAEEPCVLYARRKLGKGKPRVAEVVRQGAEALRCLEELACPAFCRNGDEVSVDESLCTGCMICLQAAPGVFRARNRA; translated from the coding sequence ATGCGCCGGCCGGAGACTGCCGTGGAACCACTCCTGCGCGACGCCCCTGGCGAGCGTCACCTGCTCCTGGGCAACGAGGCCATCGTGCGCGGCGCGCTGGAGGCGGGCGTCCATCTCGTCACCTGCTATCCGGGCACGCCGTCCTCCGAAGTGCCGGACACCTTCAGCCGCCTGCGCGAGCAAATCCTCGCGGCCGGCGATATGCCCGGCTTCGGCGTGGAATACGCCACCAACGAGAAAGTCGCGCTGGAGGTCGGCGCGGGCGCGGCCCTTGGCGGGGCGCAATGCCTCGTGACCATGAAGCACGTGGGCCTCAACGTGGCCGCCGACCCGCTCTTCACCGCGGCCTATGTGGGCCTCCCGGGCGGCCTCGTGCTCCTGAGCGCCGACGACCCGGGCTGCCACTCCAGCCAGAACGAGCAGGACAACCGCAGCTATGCCCGCGCGGCGCATGTGCCCTGTTTCGAGCCGGCTTCGGCCGGGGAGGCCAGGGACATGACTGTGGCCGCCTTCCGCCTCGCGCGGGAGCTGGAGCAGCCGGTCATGCTGCGCACCACCACGCGCGTGAGCCATTTGCGCGGGCCCGTGACCTTGGGGCCGCTCCCCGAAAGCGTGGAGCACGCGCCCATGAAGCGCGAACCCACGCGCTATGTGCCCGTGCCCGCCGTGGCCCTGCGCCGCCACCGCGCGCTGGACGCGCAGATGGAAGCGGCCCGCGCCGTGGCCGAGACAAGCCCGTTCAACACGGTGCGCGCGGCAGCCGCGGGAGTGAAGGGTCCCCGCCGCGGCATCATCGTGAGCGGGCCGGCGCGCAACTATCTGGCGGACGCGCTCCATGCCGACGGCCTTGAGGGCGCCACCGCCGTGCTCGAACTGGGCATGACCTGGCCGCTCCCCGAAGAGCTCATCACCGCTTTTCTCGCCGACTGCGACGAGGTGCTGGTGCTGGAGGAAGGCGCCGACCTGCTCGAGCGTGACGCGCGCGCCCTCGCGCAGGAGCGCGGCCTTGGCGTGAGCATCGCCGGCAAGGACGACGGGCTCACGGGCTTCGGCGAATTTTCCCTCGATCTCGTGCGCCGGCGCCTCGCCCGCTGGTTCGGCCTGCCCGAGCCGAAAACCCCGGCCGGAGCGCGGGGCGCGGACTGCGGCTGCGAGCCCCTGCCCGGCCGGCCGCCGAACCTCTGTCCGGGCTGCGCGCACCGCGCGGTCTACTATGCGGCGCGCAAGGCCTTCGGCGATGCGGCCATCTATTCCAGCGACATCGGGTGTTATACGCTGGGGCTGTTGCCGCCCCTGCGCACGGCGGATTTCCTCGTCTGCATGGGCTCGTCCATTTCCGCGGGCAGCGGCTATGCCCGCGCCACGGGCGCGCCGGTGGTGGGCTTCATCGGCGATTCCACCTTCTTTCATTCCGGCATGACCGGCCTCGCCAACGCGGTGTTCAACCGGCATGACATTCTCGTGGTCATCCTCGACAACGGCACCACGGCCATGACCGGGCACCAGCCCAATCCCGGCATGGCGCAGCACGTGCTCGGCGAGCATGCGGCGCATCTGGACATCGAGCCCATCGTGCGCGCGCTGGGCGTGGAGGAGGTGCGGAAGGTGCGCGGCTCCAACCTGGCCGCGCTCAAGGCTGCCTTCGAGGAGCTGGGCGCGCTCTCCGGGGTGCGGGTGCTCATCGCCGAGGAGCCGTGCGTGCTCTATGCCCGGCGCAAGCTCGGCAAGGGCAAGCCCCGCGTGGCCGAGGTCGTGCGCCAGGGCGCGGAGGCCCTGCGCTGCCTTGAGGAACTGGCCTGCCCGGCCTTTTGCCGCAACGGCGACGAGGTGTCCGTGGACGAAAGCCTGTGCACGGGTTGCATGATCTGCCTCCAGGCGGCGCCGGGCGTGTTCCGCGCGCGCAACCGGGCCTGA
- a CDS encoding tetratricopeptide repeat protein, producing the protein MNPQKNQDESASPFLRDIQAEVSAENAPLLQFITRYASAIAGVVLALLLALGGVAVWNWYHHGKQEEARQELARINAQLKGKDRDAALSKLAEGAPESTKLFIYMSLGQSAQENGDPILAADAYAKAAKLDGDGALGLTAALGSVGSLLMQNENVQALALLQELEAKLPESRRSVQLRQMLAEAASRAGKTELAYKTYLGLAEEVKTPEAAYFRSRANALAAELGKAQ; encoded by the coding sequence ATGAATCCGCAAAAGAATCAAGACGAGTCGGCCTCCCCCTTCCTGCGTGACATCCAGGCCGAGGTGAGCGCGGAAAACGCCCCGCTCCTCCAGTTCATCACGCGCTACGCCAGCGCCATCGCCGGCGTGGTGCTCGCCCTCTTGCTGGCCCTTGGCGGCGTGGCGGTGTGGAACTGGTACCACCACGGCAAGCAGGAGGAGGCGCGCCAGGAGCTCGCGCGCATCAACGCCCAGCTCAAGGGCAAGGACCGCGACGCCGCGCTCTCCAAGCTGGCGGAAGGCGCCCCGGAGAGCACCAAGCTCTTCATTTATATGAGCCTCGGCCAGAGCGCCCAGGAAAACGGCGACCCCATCCTCGCGGCGGACGCCTATGCCAAGGCGGCCAAGCTCGACGGCGACGGCGCCCTCGGCCTCACCGCGGCCCTCGGCAGCGTGGGCAGCCTGCTCATGCAGAACGAGAACGTCCAGGCGCTTGCCCTGCTCCAGGAGCTGGAGGCCAAGCTCCCCGAGTCGCGGCGTTCCGTGCAGCTTCGCCAGATGCTCGCCGAGGCGGCCTCGCGCGCCGGCAAGACCGAGCTCGCCTATAAGACCTATCTCGGCCTTGCGGAAGAGGTGAAGACGCCCGAAGCGGCCTATTTCCGCTCCCGCGCCAACGCGCTGGCCGCGGAGCTGGGCAAGGCCCAGTAA